Proteins from a genomic interval of Spirochaetota bacterium:
- a CDS encoding transposase, whose translation MKLSLIEIYTYYEHWKKLSHKERGDYVDELASGIGVHPSTFYRAFKEIPNGNGRADAYRKDRRKPRYKDMTAEECALAASRVSAMKMAAATKNGKTADTASCVRALFNAGEIRYGIPTSTMNRWLDWHGFTYRQIRNYLASTGVELATDEPNKWMFLDFSVSEIFYLSRSDKLVMDTTGILTDKNHREELLTKKGYRKVFIGCVVDLFSSAYWVNAYVSPGESNYLVMNFLMDAMSAKSDPQNPFRGIPQNIYCDRGSALHSQQLKDIFEPLGIKIWSHIPGNPRAKGRVESRIGHYKNTIERCFAFERPDSIERYREITQKMITADNIKKGYFTKWMEIHKTPGLLREFDETLRGRLGYTMIERKVDVRGRVSIEGQEYYVSRMLNDQRVAIYTLLDGIMKAVDKHGNTYELKGTAHQQRMMGEYKGIEKTVYDRALDSIKIEGKRLRGVIKPEHFAETLPENIVLFDRKGAAVDVSTPLDVPVIATVESAWLRVYRSTGFSKNTLPHDTAEKITMLFGAMIEMDGEVPPERFSEILEIITDTVREVRAL comes from the coding sequence ATGAAACTTTCCCTCATCGAAATTTATACCTACTACGAGCACTGGAAAAAGCTCTCGCATAAGGAGCGCGGGGACTACGTGGACGAGCTCGCCTCGGGGATCGGCGTCCATCCCTCCACCTTCTATCGGGCTTTCAAGGAGATTCCGAATGGGAACGGACGCGCCGACGCGTACCGCAAGGATCGCCGAAAGCCGCGCTATAAAGACATGACGGCGGAAGAATGCGCGCTCGCGGCGTCGCGGGTGTCGGCGATGAAGATGGCGGCGGCCACCAAGAACGGAAAGACAGCTGACACCGCGAGCTGCGTGCGGGCGCTCTTCAATGCCGGGGAGATTCGCTATGGGATCCCGACGTCCACGATGAACCGCTGGCTCGACTGGCACGGATTCACCTACAGGCAGATCAGGAACTATCTCGCCTCCACCGGCGTGGAACTCGCGACCGACGAACCGAACAAATGGATGTTCCTCGACTTCTCCGTCTCGGAAATATTCTACCTTTCCCGGAGCGACAAGCTCGTCATGGACACAACCGGGATCCTCACCGACAAGAATCACCGCGAGGAGCTCCTCACCAAGAAAGGATACCGAAAGGTTTTTATCGGCTGCGTGGTCGACCTCTTCTCCAGCGCCTATTGGGTGAACGCCTATGTATCGCCGGGAGAATCGAATTACCTGGTGATGAACTTTCTCATGGACGCCATGAGTGCGAAGTCCGATCCGCAGAATCCGTTCAGGGGAATACCTCAGAACATCTACTGCGACAGAGGCAGCGCTCTGCATTCTCAGCAGTTAAAGGACATCTTCGAGCCCCTTGGAATAAAGATATGGTCCCACATTCCAGGCAATCCCCGCGCAAAGGGGCGGGTCGAGTCCAGGATCGGGCATTATAAAAACACGATCGAACGCTGCTTCGCCTTCGAAAGGCCCGACTCCATTGAGCGCTACCGAGAGATCACCCAGAAGATGATCACGGCGGACAACATAAAGAAGGGGTACTTCACGAAGTGGATGGAGATCCACAAGACCCCCGGGCTGCTCCGGGAGTTCGACGAAACCCTGCGCGGGCGGCTCGGCTATACCATGATCGAACGCAAGGTCGACGTACGTGGCCGCGTGTCCATTGAGGGCCAGGAATACTACGTATCCCGCATGCTGAACGACCAGCGCGTCGCGATCTACACGCTCCTGGACGGCATCATGAAGGCGGTGGACAAGCACGGGAACACCTATGAGCTCAAGGGGACGGCGCACCAGCAGCGGATGATGGGCGAGTACAAGGGAATCGAGAAGACCGTGTACGATCGCGCGCTGGATTCAATAAAGATCGAAGGCAAGCGCTTGCGGGGTGTCATAAAGCCCGAGCATTTTGCTGAGACGCTGCCGGAGAACATTGTGCTCTTCGACCGTAAGGGCGCCGCGGTGGATGTATCGACGCCCCTGGACGTGCCGGTCATCGCGACAGTCGAAAGCGCCTGGCTGCGGGTGTATCGCTCGACCGGATTTTCAAAGAACACGCTGCCGCATGATACCGCCGAGAAGATCACCATGCTTTTCGGCGCCATGATAGAAATGGACGGCGAAGTGCCGCCCGAAAGATTCTCCGAAATACTGGAGATCATTACAGATACCGTACGGGAGGTGCGAGCTTTATGA
- a CDS encoding ATP-binding protein: protein MTNVKTMNFLSAERFIRDTIGRKGIGAVIGEKGSGKTHIKRQVIGALEEKKGSYAIIDVTPMSEGVRNITQIMSAIIQDISGEGPRHDSEARRRQLRRILGDSGSDIILAIDEAQDLHKSTLRGLKKLHELGFGMKDRLFSIILFGQPSLKDRIADDELRPRFKRLQMSDLTAKEKALFIENHALFTEKALDTFLKRTKKTPLAVITAYEELDEMRSDLDQKKITEEMVNDYFSLAIREALAAMDKSYRRKAKEIEETTGEKISPATVHQYEKGNYKGNNDRLDDLMSRYVHKSIGPISKAL, encoded by the coding sequence ATGACCAATGTAAAGACGATGAATTTTCTTTCCGCCGAACGATTCATCCGGGACACGATCGGCCGCAAGGGGATCGGCGCCGTGATCGGCGAAAAGGGAAGCGGCAAGACCCACATCAAGCGCCAGGTGATTGGAGCCCTCGAGGAAAAGAAGGGTTCCTACGCCATCATCGACGTGACGCCCATGTCAGAGGGCGTGCGCAACATCACGCAGATTATGAGCGCCATCATCCAGGACATCTCGGGTGAAGGTCCCCGCCATGATTCCGAAGCACGACGCCGGCAGCTCAGACGCATCCTCGGAGATTCGGGGTCCGATATTATCCTCGCGATCGACGAGGCGCAGGATCTACACAAGAGCACGCTCAGGGGACTCAAGAAGCTGCATGAGCTCGGCTTCGGAATGAAGGATCGGCTCTTCTCCATCATCCTCTTCGGACAGCCCTCGCTCAAGGACAGGATCGCCGACGACGAGCTCCGGCCGCGTTTCAAGCGCCTTCAGATGAGCGATTTAACCGCTAAGGAGAAAGCGCTCTTCATCGAGAACCACGCTCTGTTCACGGAAAAGGCTCTGGATACGTTCCTCAAGCGTACCAAGAAAACACCGCTCGCGGTTATCACTGCCTATGAAGAACTCGACGAGATGCGCTCTGATCTCGATCAGAAGAAAATCACCGAGGAGATGGTGAACGATTACTTCTCCCTGGCTATCAGGGAAGCCCTTGCCGCGATGGATAAAAGTTACCGGCGCAAGGCGAAGGAAATCGAGGAGACCACCGGCGAGAAGATATCCCCGGCTACCGTGCATCAATACGAGAAAGGTAATTACAAGGGGAACAACGACAGGCTGGACGACCTCATGAGCCGGTACGTCCATAAATCCATCGGCCCCATTAGCAAGGCACTATAA
- a CDS encoding DUF1018 domain-containing protein yields the protein MISAQNRRHIFYLCTRLGLDELARHTIQHSVCGKEHLSDMNDSEAGLLIQTLKGELRKWSARQGTRHNHLVHGDNIHNLMTPEQRGKIVAMSIQAYGKFEAETMDRFCRRQFKKPYRLLTSDDAIKLIEIQKGILKRKLKEDQK from the coding sequence ATGATCTCGGCGCAGAACAGGCGGCATATTTTTTACCTTTGCACCAGGCTGGGTCTGGATGAGCTCGCACGTCATACCATCCAGCACTCGGTCTGCGGCAAAGAGCATTTGAGCGATATGAACGATTCCGAGGCCGGGCTGCTTATTCAGACCCTCAAGGGAGAGCTTCGAAAATGGAGCGCCCGCCAGGGGACGCGGCATAATCATCTCGTCCATGGAGATAACATTCATAACCTCATGACTCCCGAGCAGCGGGGAAAGATTGTCGCCATGTCCATCCAGGCATACGGAAAATTCGAAGCCGAAACAATGGATCGATTCTGCCGTCGTCAATTCAAGAAGCCTTACCGGCTGCTGACTTCCGATGACGCCATTAAGCTCATCGAGATTCAGAAAGGCATCTTAAAACGCAAACTCAAGGAGGACCAGAAGTGA